Proteins found in one Cricetulus griseus strain 17A/GY chromosome X, alternate assembly CriGri-PICRH-1.0, whole genome shotgun sequence genomic segment:
- the LOC100766933 gene encoding protein ARMCX6 codes for MGRAREMGWMAAGLMIGAGACYCMYKLAMGRDSRNELEDEEENEWDDEQDLDEEEADLWFDFTTMARPWSEDGDWNEPGAPGGTEDRHSGGGKANRAHPIKQRPFPYEHKNTWGAQSFKSFNCALDLTQGASIQGKKKFTEPTNAGFSLSHNVGRHLASLSVVGNRIPTTPHTVREKALCVPENPNTSIGNQGQIKMYTHEVCREPAFRCCKSFLQQAGLSLLMSMTVINNVLAKSVADLQLSLISEGSGCAKVESLEPLIVLSEKPVLVGEALAAQTLFSFMLLYIRSGSREMLVGALCP; via the coding sequence ATGGGTCGGGCCAGGGAAATGGGTTGGATGGCAGCAGGACTGATGATTGGGGCTGGTGCCTGCTACTGCATGTACAAACTGGCCATGGGAAGAGATTCCCGTAACGAACTGGAGGACGAGGAGGAAAATGAATGGGATGATGAGCAGGATCTGGATGAAGAGGAGGCAGACTTGTGGTTTGATTTCACAACAATGGCTCGGCCCTGGAGTGAGGATGGGGATTGGAATGAACCTGGGGCCCCAGGTGGGACTGAGGACAGACATTCAGGTGGTGGAAAGGCAAACAGAGCACACCCAATAAAACAGCGACCATTCCCTTatgaacataaaaatacatgGGGTGCTCAGAGCTTTAAATCCTTCAATTGTGCTCTTGACCTGACGCAGGGTGCTTCAATTCAAGGGAAGAAAAAGTTCACTGAGCCAACAAATGCTGGCTTTTCCCTTAGCCACAATGTCGGTAGGCATTTAGCCAGCCTCTCAGTGGTGGGAAACAGGATCCCCACCACCCCGCACACTGTGAGGGAGAAGGCTTTGTGTGTCCCTGAAAACCCGAACACCAGTATTGGAAATCAGGGCCAGATTAAGATGTACACCCATGAAGTGTGTCGAGAGCCGGCATTTCGTTGCTGCAAGTCATTTCTGCAGCAGGCCGGATTAAGTCTGCTAATGAGCATGACAGTTATTAATAACGTGCTTGCCAAGTCGGTTGCAGACCTGCAGCTTTCTTTGATATCCGAGGGAAGTGGCTGTGCAAAGGTTGAGAGTTTGGAACCACTGATTGTTTTGTCTGAAAAGCCAGTGTTGGTGGGGGAAGCGCTGGCTGCGCAAACGCTATTCTCATTCATGCTCCTCTATATCAGAAGTGGGAGCAGAGAGATGCTTGTGGGAGCCCTCTGCCCATAA